One stretch of Pyxidicoccus trucidator DNA includes these proteins:
- the dut gene encoding dUTP diphosphatase, producing the protein MASPLIVRVRRVRAHPDPLPLPRYETELAAGLDLRADIDGERVLGPLERMAVPTGLALTLPPGYEGQVRPRSGLALRHGVTLLNAPGTVDADYRGEVQVLLVNFSREPFTLRRGDRVAQLVVAPVTAVELQEVEVLDSTSRGSNGFGSTGR; encoded by the coding sequence ATGGCCTCTCCGCTGATTGTGAGGGTGCGTCGCGTGCGCGCCCATCCGGACCCGCTGCCGCTGCCCCGCTATGAGACGGAGCTGGCCGCCGGCCTGGACCTGCGCGCGGACATCGACGGTGAGCGCGTGCTGGGGCCGCTGGAACGGATGGCGGTGCCCACGGGCCTCGCGCTCACCCTACCGCCCGGGTACGAAGGCCAGGTGCGTCCCCGCTCGGGGCTCGCGCTCCGGCACGGCGTCACGCTGCTCAACGCACCCGGTACGGTGGACGCGGACTACCGGGGCGAGGTGCAGGTCCTCCTCGTCAACTTCTCGCGGGAACCCTTCACGCTGCGTCGCGGCGACCGCGTGGCGCAGCTGGTCGTAGCGCCCGTTACCGCAGTGGAATTGCAAGAGGTGGAGGTGCTCGATTCCACGTCGCGGGGGTCGAACGGGTTCGGTTCTACCGGCCGCTAG
- a CDS encoding M23 family metallopeptidase, giving the protein MFPSRARGLLDFCMAVLCLWAAYHHTPAGALVRRGVAWATGTRSTARPVLAYYDGMSGTSLSEPLRAPEAPLARPLTDAEALAWGTHLALKGLDVSARGPVLALAAEVGVSSTALLDSAEGPVVARRLHTALAADFPGEEARLTALFVGRVPARYALERVTAEGGAPTLERLAGQLPPGFEGASVGAAQALALATAFGLAWPVHEGARVTSPFGERIHPVLGTRKMHTGVDLGVPTGTAVVAVDEGVVRRASEDAVNGRVLVLDHGRGVTTAYCHNSELVVTVGQRVTRGQLVARSGNTGRSTGPHLHYQLELASRPMDPLKFRTALRTVARDVSP; this is encoded by the coding sequence ATGTTCCCGAGCCGCGCACGAGGATTGTTGGACTTCTGCATGGCCGTCCTGTGCCTGTGGGCGGCGTATCACCACACGCCCGCGGGGGCGCTGGTGCGCAGGGGCGTGGCGTGGGCCACCGGGACGCGGAGCACCGCGCGCCCGGTGCTCGCGTACTACGACGGCATGAGTGGCACGTCGCTGTCCGAGCCGCTGCGGGCCCCCGAGGCTCCGCTGGCGCGCCCGCTCACGGACGCGGAGGCGCTGGCCTGGGGCACGCACCTGGCGCTGAAGGGCCTGGACGTCTCCGCACGCGGCCCGGTGCTGGCGCTGGCGGCGGAGGTGGGCGTGTCCTCCACGGCCCTGCTGGACTCGGCGGAGGGCCCCGTCGTCGCGCGGAGGCTGCACACGGCGCTGGCGGCGGACTTCCCTGGGGAAGAGGCGCGGCTGACGGCGCTGTTCGTCGGCCGGGTGCCCGCGCGCTACGCGCTGGAGCGGGTGACCGCGGAGGGTGGCGCGCCCACGCTGGAGCGACTGGCGGGGCAGCTGCCCCCGGGCTTCGAGGGCGCGTCCGTGGGCGCTGCACAGGCGCTGGCGCTGGCCACCGCGTTCGGCCTCGCCTGGCCCGTCCATGAGGGCGCGCGCGTGACGAGCCCCTTCGGTGAGCGCATCCACCCGGTGTTGGGCACGCGGAAGATGCACACGGGCGTCGACTTGGGCGTGCCCACCGGCACGGCGGTGGTGGCGGTGGATGAGGGCGTGGTGCGGCGCGCGAGCGAGGACGCCGTGAATGGCCGCGTCCTCGTGCTGGACCACGGCCGAGGAGTGACGACGGCGTACTGCCACAACTCGGAGCTGGTGGTGACGGTGGGACAGCGGGTGACGCGGGGGCAGCTTGTCGCGCGCTCGGGCAACACGGGCCGCTCCACCGGGCCGCACCTGCACTACCAGCTGGAGCTCGCCTCGCGGCCCATGGACCCGCTGAAGTTCCGCACCGCCCTCCGGACTGTCGCGAGGGACGTCAGTCCCTGA
- the pnp gene encoding polyribonucleotide nucleotidyltransferase: MLKKSVKIGESELSIEVGRMAKQADGSVVVRYGDTMLLVTAVSAREKKDIDFLPLTVEYQEKLYSAGRIPGSYFKREGRLTEKETLASRLVDRSLRPLFPEGYAYETQVIASVISSDPDNEGDIHGITGASAALWVSDIPFNGPLAGIRVGRIGGQLVANPTAKQREQSDLDLVMAVSREAIVMVEGGAEEVSEADMVAALEFGFKTAQPALDLQDELRRELKKQVRSFDKPASVDEGLRAKVRELAMDAIKAGYGIKEKGARYDALSKAKKETLAKLKEQLGDGYTPLVEKHAKAVVEDLKYEHMREMTVNGGRIGARGHDVVRAITCEVGVLPRTHGSALFTRGETQALVVATLGTSDDEQRLEMLGGMAFKRFMLHYNFPPFSVNETKPLRGPGRREVGHGALAERALRNMVPKSESFPYTLRLVSDILESNGSSSMASVCGGTLALMDAGVPIKSPVAGIAMGLVKEGEKIAILSDILGDEDHLGDMDFKVCGTTKGITSIQMDIKITGLTTEIMSRALEQARQGRIHILDEMLKSLATPRKEISQYAPRITTIQIRPEFIKNVIGPGGKVIKDIIARTGAAINIEDSGRVDIASANGDAVKAAIAMIQALTREAEIGKVYTGTVRKIAEFGAFVELFPGTDGLIHISELSDKRVKSVSDVLKEGDEVLVKVVSIDKTGKIRLSRKEAMAERAAAQQPAGESLPAQPAPEATQPDAKA; the protein is encoded by the coding sequence ATGTTGAAGAAGAGCGTCAAGATTGGTGAGAGCGAGCTGAGCATTGAAGTGGGCCGCATGGCGAAGCAGGCCGACGGCTCCGTCGTGGTGCGCTACGGCGACACCATGCTGCTCGTGACGGCGGTGAGCGCCCGCGAGAAGAAGGACATCGACTTCCTCCCGCTCACGGTGGAGTACCAGGAGAAGCTGTACTCGGCGGGCCGCATCCCCGGCAGCTACTTCAAGCGCGAGGGCCGGCTGACGGAGAAGGAGACGCTGGCCAGCCGTCTGGTGGACCGCTCCCTGCGTCCCCTGTTCCCGGAAGGCTACGCGTACGAGACGCAGGTCATCGCCAGCGTCATCTCCTCGGACCCGGACAACGAGGGTGACATCCACGGCATCACCGGCGCCTCCGCGGCGCTGTGGGTGTCGGACATCCCGTTCAACGGCCCCCTCGCCGGCATCCGCGTGGGCCGCATCGGCGGTCAGCTCGTCGCCAACCCCACCGCGAAGCAGCGTGAGCAGAGCGACCTGGACCTGGTCATGGCCGTCAGCCGCGAGGCCATCGTCATGGTCGAGGGCGGCGCGGAAGAGGTGTCCGAGGCGGACATGGTGGCCGCGCTCGAGTTCGGCTTCAAGACGGCGCAGCCCGCGCTGGACCTGCAGGACGAGCTGCGCCGCGAGCTGAAGAAGCAGGTTCGCTCCTTCGACAAGCCCGCCTCGGTGGACGAGGGCCTGCGCGCCAAGGTGCGTGAGCTGGCCATGGACGCCATCAAGGCCGGCTATGGCATCAAGGAGAAGGGTGCCCGCTACGACGCCCTGTCCAAGGCGAAGAAGGAGACGCTCGCGAAGCTCAAGGAGCAGCTCGGCGACGGCTACACCCCGCTGGTGGAGAAGCACGCCAAGGCGGTGGTCGAGGACCTGAAGTACGAGCACATGCGCGAGATGACCGTCAACGGCGGCCGCATCGGCGCCCGTGGGCACGACGTGGTCCGCGCGATTACGTGCGAGGTGGGAGTGCTCCCGCGCACCCACGGCAGCGCGCTCTTCACCCGCGGCGAGACGCAGGCGCTGGTGGTGGCCACCCTGGGCACCAGCGACGACGAGCAGCGCCTGGAGATGCTGGGCGGCATGGCCTTCAAGCGCTTCATGCTGCACTACAACTTCCCGCCGTTCAGCGTGAATGAGACGAAGCCGCTGCGCGGCCCGGGCCGTCGTGAAGTCGGCCACGGCGCGCTGGCGGAGCGGGCGCTGCGCAACATGGTGCCCAAGAGCGAGTCCTTCCCGTACACGCTGCGCCTCGTCTCGGACATCCTCGAGTCCAACGGCTCCTCGTCCATGGCCTCCGTCTGCGGCGGCACGCTGGCGCTGATGGACGCGGGCGTCCCCATCAAGTCCCCGGTGGCCGGCATCGCCATGGGCCTGGTGAAGGAGGGCGAGAAGATCGCCATCCTCTCGGACATCCTCGGTGACGAGGACCACCTGGGCGACATGGACTTCAAGGTGTGCGGCACCACGAAGGGCATCACCTCCATCCAGATGGACATCAAGATCACCGGTCTCACCACGGAGATCATGAGCCGCGCGCTGGAGCAGGCGCGTCAGGGCCGCATCCACATCCTGGATGAGATGCTCAAGTCGCTGGCCACTCCCCGCAAGGAGATCAGCCAGTACGCGCCGCGCATCACCACCATCCAGATTCGTCCCGAGTTCATCAAGAACGTCATCGGGCCGGGCGGCAAGGTCATCAAGGACATCATCGCCCGCACGGGTGCCGCGATTAACATCGAGGACTCGGGCCGCGTGGACATCGCCAGCGCCAACGGCGACGCGGTGAAGGCCGCCATCGCCATGATTCAGGCGCTCACGCGCGAGGCGGAGATTGGCAAGGTCTACACGGGCACGGTGCGGAAGATCGCCGAGTTCGGCGCCTTCGTGGAGCTGTTCCCGGGCACCGACGGCCTCATCCACATCTCCGAGCTGTCCGACAAGCGCGTCAAGAGCGTGTCCGACGTGCTGAAGGAGGGCGACGAGGTGCTGGTGAAGGTGGTCAGCATCGACAAGACGGGCAAGATCCGCCTGTCCCGCAAGGAGGCGATGGCGGAGCGTGCCGCGGCCCAGCAGCCGGCCGGCGAAAGCCTGCCCGCGCAGCCGGCCCCCGAGGCCACGCAGCCGGACGCCAAGGCCTAG
- the rpsO gene encoding 30S ribosomal protein S15, with protein MSALHTERKTELVAKFRTHETDTGSPEVQVALLSERINMLTEHFKTHKKDHHSRRGLLKLVGQRRRLLDYLKSKDVTRYKKLIEGLGIRK; from the coding sequence ATGTCGGCATTGCATACCGAGCGCAAGACGGAGCTGGTGGCGAAGTTCCGTACGCACGAGACGGACACGGGCTCTCCCGAGGTGCAGGTGGCGCTGCTGTCCGAGCGCATCAACATGCTCACCGAGCACTTCAAGACCCACAAGAAGGACCACCACTCTCGGCGCGGTCTGCTGAAGCTGGTCGGTCAGCGGCGCCGGCTGCTGGACTACCTCAAGTCCAAGGATGTGACCCGGTACAAGAAGCTCATCGAGGGTCTCGGCATCCGCAAGTAG
- the truB gene encoding tRNA pseudouridine(55) synthase TruB has protein sequence MDGVLVIDKPSGPTSFDVVRQVRSLLKLKKVGHTGTLDPMATGVLPLCLGEATKVAGFITEGDKAYDATVRLGAETDTQDAQGQVTAQAQVPPLTPALLESALARFRGSFDQVPPMYSAVKVAGKRLYELARAGEEVERAARHVTVYELVLRDYSADRLQLSVRCSKGFFVRTLAFDLGRALGCGAHLEALRRTHSGPFTLAQALPLADLPALARDGALAPRLLSMADALVEMPEVRVGAAEAQRVSHGVPVEVPAGSAGKVRVMGPDGALLAVAEVVSGRLRYLRVLV, from the coding sequence ATGGACGGCGTCCTGGTCATCGACAAGCCCTCGGGCCCCACGTCTTTTGACGTGGTGCGACAGGTGCGTTCGCTGCTGAAGCTGAAGAAGGTGGGCCACACGGGGACGCTGGACCCGATGGCCACCGGCGTGCTGCCGCTGTGCCTGGGTGAGGCCACCAAGGTGGCCGGCTTCATCACCGAGGGAGACAAGGCGTACGACGCCACGGTGCGCCTGGGCGCGGAGACGGACACCCAGGACGCGCAGGGGCAGGTGACGGCGCAGGCGCAGGTGCCTCCGCTGACGCCCGCCCTGCTGGAGTCCGCGCTGGCGCGCTTCCGGGGCTCCTTCGACCAGGTGCCGCCCATGTACTCGGCGGTGAAGGTGGCCGGGAAGCGGCTCTACGAGCTGGCGCGCGCCGGCGAAGAGGTGGAGCGGGCCGCCCGCCACGTCACCGTGTACGAGCTGGTGCTGCGCGACTACTCGGCGGACCGGCTGCAGCTCTCCGTGCGCTGCTCCAAGGGCTTCTTCGTCCGCACGCTGGCCTTCGACCTGGGCCGGGCGCTGGGCTGCGGCGCCCACCTGGAGGCGCTGCGGCGCACGCACAGCGGCCCCTTCACCCTGGCCCAGGCGCTGCCGCTGGCGGACCTTCCGGCCCTGGCGCGGGACGGCGCGCTGGCGCCCCGGCTGCTGTCCATGGCCGACGCGCTGGTGGAGATGCCCGAGGTGCGGGTGGGCGCGGCCGAGGCCCAGCGCGTGTCCCACGGCGTGCCGGTGGAGGTGCCCGCGGGCAGCGCTGGAAAGGTGCGTGTCATGGGCCCGGACGGCGCACTGCTGGCCGTGGCGGAAGTGGTGTCCGGCCGGCTGCGCTACCTGCGCGTGCTCGTCTAG
- the rbfA gene encoding 30S ribosome-binding factor RbfA: protein MTTHSRPERVGQEIQAAIGDLLARGMLRDPRIGYITITGVKVSPDLRVAKVFYSMIGTEQERADTQKGLEAAKGFVRREVTSTVNLRVSPEIFFSFDESVGEGDKIDRLLREVRSKEGW from the coding sequence ATGACGACGCATTCCCGACCGGAGCGGGTGGGGCAGGAAATCCAGGCGGCCATCGGCGACCTGCTCGCCCGAGGCATGCTGAGGGACCCGCGCATCGGCTACATCACGATTACGGGGGTGAAGGTCTCCCCGGACCTGCGCGTGGCCAAGGTCTTCTATTCGATGATTGGCACCGAGCAGGAGCGGGCCGACACGCAGAAGGGGCTGGAGGCCGCCAAGGGCTTCGTGCGCCGCGAGGTGACGTCCACCGTCAACCTGCGCGTGTCGCCCGAAATCTTCTTCTCCTTCGACGAGTCTGTCGGCGAGGGGGACAAGATTGACCGTCTCCTCCGCGAGGTCCGGAGCAAGGAAGGCTGGTAG
- a CDS encoding DUF503 domain-containing protein encodes MFVGVARLTLQIPDSGSLKSKRQVLRRVTDRVKARFNVAVAEVDDQDLWQKAAVALAVVGNDRRHVDEQLEKIIHFVEEMYVAPLMARETEILGFGDQLFSEGGTRSPGRGLAPGLRSADEEDGDEDSWDEEISPEAAAAQSEAAIARFLRGEKASLAEAEGLGDWERRHEGDNEGGPGTGRPSPSGGGRMTLDEARARARTLRNPRDWEKK; translated from the coding sequence ATGTTTGTTGGTGTCGCACGCCTGACCCTCCAGATTCCGGACAGCGGCTCGCTGAAGTCCAAGCGACAGGTGCTCCGCCGGGTGACGGACCGGGTCAAGGCACGGTTCAACGTGGCCGTGGCCGAGGTCGATGACCAGGATCTCTGGCAGAAGGCCGCGGTCGCTCTCGCCGTGGTAGGGAACGACCGCCGCCACGTGGACGAGCAATTGGAGAAGATCATCCACTTCGTCGAGGAGATGTACGTCGCCCCGCTCATGGCGCGGGAGACGGAAATCCTCGGCTTCGGGGACCAGCTGTTCTCTGAAGGCGGGACGCGCTCGCCTGGCCGGGGGCTGGCTCCGGGCCTGCGTTCGGCCGACGAAGAGGACGGCGACGAGGACTCCTGGGACGAGGAGATTTCGCCCGAGGCCGCGGCGGCTCAGTCAGAGGCCGCCATTGCCCGGTTCCTGCGGGGCGAGAAGGCGTCGCTGGCGGAGGCGGAGGGGTTGGGGGACTGGGAGCGTCGGCATGAAGGCGACAACGAGGGAGGCCCGGGTACGGGCCGCCCGTCTCCGTCGGGCGGTGGACGGATGACACTGGACGAGGCGCGGGCCCGGGCCCGCACCCTGCGCAATCCGCGAGACTGGGAGAAGAAATGA
- the infB gene encoding translation initiation factor IF-2 has product MSKKRVHEIAKELKGHGIELDNKEVVNELSALGYDVKSHSSSLDDDQATAAVQKILDKRKPKQAAPPVTAKGFVVRRKVGAPAGGTSADLGSDAQQGDYSQSYEASPESQGAATYAAEEPPSAPVVEAPQAPVEAPRATEPKHVEAAPEVPEAPAVTATPQQTAPVAEAPQAAAPVTAPSTPVAEAPRAPVEAPRAAVQPPAAAQPPSSPAQERTTLPQPPQRSPVPPTVRTPSSTSTSATVVSRGPGYVQRGPGGPGGPGGRPGGPGGRPGGPGGPGGRPGGPGGPGGRPGGPGGPGGRPGGPGGRPSYQGQTYQGPGSRPGQAPVRPTGAPGVGAQASASAAPQGPTIMVGGVPHAQVTPTGGPARPTATQAVVISRPLIQVRRVTPTAGQAKQYPMAPGRNGIPERREYKVVPDHLGRGRELVDVSKNKERGQRKRTSGETTSVSKQELTDMVWGRVTIPIRGKKKKPTKKGAKTQITQMAEEKKVIKLQEGISVSDLGQRMGVRSADIIKKLMGLGKMATANQLVDADTAEMIATDYGWKIDRVGFEVEDFLPEVEARPEDERPRPPVVTIMGHVDHGKTSLLDAIRKANVASGEAGGITQHIGAYSITTARGDVTFLDTPGHEAFTSMRARGADVTDIVVLVVAADDGVMPQTVEAIKHAKAAEVPIVVAINKMDVPGANLDRVKKDLATHELVPEEWGGDTIMVPVSAKTKENLELLLENLALQAEVLELTSNPSRPSVGAIIEAKLDRGRGPVATVLVQEGTLKLGDAIVTGPHYGRVRAMTNSRGEQVKEVKPGYCAEVVGLSGVPSAGDAINVVADEKAAKQIAEHRNMKERQTELSKVSRESLEQLFAKTKAGGGPKELRVVIKADVQGSAEAVKQAVQKLSTHKVKVEIIHSGVGAITEGDVMRAAASKGVVLGFNVNPESGAEAAAKAQDVTLHSYSIIYELIDGVRLDMEGLLEPIRTERKLGRAEVRNTFNVPRLGTIAGAAVLDGVIKRGAFVRLMRENKQLFSGKMASLRRFKDDVKEVAQGFECGIGIENFNDLKPGDIIEAYEIEETRQSLT; this is encoded by the coding sequence ATGTCGAAGAAGCGCGTCCATGAAATCGCCAAGGAGCTCAAGGGCCACGGCATTGAGCTCGACAACAAGGAGGTCGTAAACGAGCTTTCTGCGCTCGGTTACGACGTCAAGAGCCACTCGTCCTCTCTCGATGACGACCAGGCGACCGCCGCCGTCCAGAAGATCCTGGACAAGCGCAAGCCGAAGCAGGCCGCGCCGCCCGTGACGGCGAAGGGGTTCGTCGTCCGCCGCAAGGTGGGCGCGCCCGCCGGCGGTACGTCCGCCGACCTGGGAAGCGACGCCCAGCAGGGCGACTACTCTCAGTCCTACGAGGCGTCCCCGGAGTCTCAGGGCGCCGCGACCTACGCCGCCGAGGAGCCGCCGTCCGCTCCCGTCGTCGAGGCTCCCCAGGCCCCAGTCGAGGCGCCCCGGGCCACGGAGCCGAAGCATGTGGAGGCCGCCCCGGAGGTTCCGGAGGCCCCCGCCGTCACCGCCACACCGCAGCAGACCGCGCCGGTCGCCGAGGCCCCCCAGGCCGCGGCTCCCGTCACGGCCCCGTCCACGCCCGTCGCCGAGGCCCCCAGGGCACCGGTCGAGGCACCTCGTGCCGCCGTGCAGCCTCCCGCTGCCGCGCAGCCGCCTTCTTCCCCTGCCCAGGAGCGAACCACCTTGCCCCAACCCCCTCAACGCTCACCAGTCCCGCCGACTGTCCGGACGCCTTCGAGCACTTCTACGTCCGCGACTGTCGTGTCCCGGGGTCCGGGCTACGTCCAGCGGGGCCCCGGTGGACCGGGTGGTCCTGGTGGGCGTCCGGGTGGTCCTGGTGGTCGTCCGGGTGGACCGGGCGGTCCGGGTGGTCGTCCGGGTGGACCGGGCGGTCCGGGTGGTCGTCCGGGTGGTCCTGGCGGTCCTGGCGGTCGTCCGGGTGGCCCGGGCGGTCGTCCCAGCTACCAGGGGCAGACCTATCAGGGGCCGGGCTCGCGTCCGGGTCAGGCTCCCGTGCGCCCCACCGGCGCTCCGGGAGTGGGTGCCCAGGCCTCTGCCAGCGCCGCACCGCAGGGGCCCACCATCATGGTGGGCGGTGTTCCCCACGCCCAGGTAACCCCCACGGGTGGCCCGGCGCGTCCCACGGCGACGCAGGCCGTCGTCATCTCGCGCCCGCTCATCCAGGTGCGCCGCGTGACGCCCACGGCCGGCCAGGCCAAGCAGTACCCCATGGCGCCGGGCCGCAACGGCATCCCCGAGCGGCGTGAGTACAAGGTCGTCCCCGACCACCTCGGTCGTGGCCGCGAGCTGGTGGACGTCTCCAAGAACAAGGAGCGTGGCCAGCGCAAGCGCACCAGTGGCGAGACGACCAGCGTGTCCAAGCAGGAACTGACGGACATGGTCTGGGGCCGCGTCACCATCCCCATCCGTGGCAAGAAGAAGAAGCCCACGAAGAAGGGCGCCAAGACGCAGATCACCCAGATGGCCGAGGAGAAGAAGGTCATCAAGCTGCAGGAGGGCATCTCCGTGTCCGACCTGGGCCAGCGCATGGGTGTGCGCAGCGCGGACATCATCAAGAAGCTGATGGGCCTGGGGAAGATGGCCACGGCCAACCAGCTGGTGGACGCGGACACCGCGGAGATGATCGCCACCGACTACGGCTGGAAGATCGACCGCGTCGGCTTCGAGGTGGAGGACTTCCTGCCCGAGGTGGAGGCCCGTCCCGAGGACGAGCGTCCCCGTCCGCCGGTGGTCACCATCATGGGCCACGTCGACCACGGCAAGACGAGCCTCCTGGACGCCATCCGCAAGGCCAACGTGGCGTCGGGCGAGGCGGGCGGCATCACCCAGCACATCGGCGCGTACAGCATCACCACGGCGCGCGGTGACGTCACCTTCCTCGACACCCCGGGTCACGAGGCCTTCACGTCCATGCGCGCCCGTGGCGCCGACGTGACGGACATCGTGGTGCTCGTGGTCGCCGCGGACGACGGCGTGATGCCCCAGACAGTGGAGGCCATCAAGCACGCCAAGGCGGCCGAGGTGCCCATCGTCGTCGCCATCAACAAGATGGACGTGCCGGGCGCCAACCTGGACCGCGTGAAGAAGGACCTGGCCACCCACGAGCTCGTCCCCGAGGAGTGGGGCGGCGACACCATCATGGTGCCGGTCTCCGCGAAGACGAAGGAGAACCTGGAGCTGCTGCTGGAGAACCTGGCCCTGCAGGCCGAGGTGCTCGAGCTCACGTCCAACCCGAGCCGTCCGAGCGTGGGCGCCATCATCGAGGCAAAGCTGGACCGCGGCCGTGGCCCGGTGGCCACGGTGCTGGTGCAGGAAGGCACGCTGAAGCTGGGCGACGCCATCGTCACCGGCCCGCACTACGGCCGGGTCCGCGCGATGACGAACAGCCGCGGCGAGCAGGTGAAGGAAGTGAAGCCCGGCTACTGCGCCGAGGTCGTCGGCCTGTCCGGCGTGCCGAGCGCGGGTGACGCCATCAACGTGGTGGCGGACGAGAAGGCGGCCAAGCAGATCGCCGAGCACCGCAACATGAAGGAGCGGCAGACCGAGCTCAGCAAGGTCAGCCGCGAGTCCCTGGAGCAGCTGTTCGCCAAGACGAAGGCGGGCGGCGGTCCCAAGGAGCTGCGCGTCGTCATCAAGGCGGACGTGCAGGGCTCGGCCGAGGCCGTGAAGCAGGCGGTGCAGAAGCTGTCCACGCACAAGGTCAAGGTGGAGATCATCCACTCCGGCGTGGGCGCCATCACCGAGGGCGACGTGATGCGGGCGGCGGCCTCCAAGGGCGTCGTGCTGGGCTTCAACGTCAACCCCGAGTCCGGTGCCGAGGCCGCGGCCAAGGCGCAGGACGTGACGCTGCACAGCTACTCCATCATCTACGAACTCATCGACGGGGTCCGCTTGGACATGGAGGGGCTGCTGGAGCCCATCCGCACCGAGCGCAAGCTGGGCCGTGCGGAGGTGCGCAACACCTTCAACGTGCCCCGCCTGGGCACCATCGCCGGCGCTGCGGTGCTGGACGGCGTCATCAAGCGCGGCGCCTTCGTTCGGCTCATGCGCGAGAACAAGCAGCTGTTCTCCGGGAAGATGGCCTCGTTGCGTCGCTTCAAGGATGACGTCAAGGAGGTCGCGCAGGGCTTCGAGTGCGGTATCGGCATCGAGAACTTCAACGACCTCAAGCCCGGTGACATCATCGAGGCGTACGAGATCGAAGAGACTCGTCAGAGCCTCACGTAG
- a CDS encoding YlxR family protein — MCVGCGSKRPQAELTRFVVGPGGAIEVDRARRLPGRGAYLCGAGCLTAALKRKAFGRAFRGKAGQVDPSQLGQAWKPGTGS; from the coding sequence ATGTGCGTCGGATGCGGGTCCAAGCGGCCGCAAGCGGAGCTCACCCGATTCGTGGTAGGGCCCGGGGGCGCCATCGAGGTGGACAGGGCCAGGCGGCTGCCAGGACGGGGCGCCTACCTGTGCGGTGCCGGTTGTCTGACGGCGGCGCTGAAGCGGAAGGCGTTTGGTAGAGCCTTTCGCGGCAAGGCGGGGCAGGTTGACCCGTCGCAGCTCGGGCAGGCATGGAAGCCGGGGACGGGGAGCTAA